A window from Setaria italica strain Yugu1 chromosome VIII, Setaria_italica_v2.0, whole genome shotgun sequence encodes these proteins:
- the LOC101760249 gene encoding chalcone synthase C2: MAGATVTVEEVRKAQRASGPATVLAIGTATPAHCVYQADYPDYYFRVTKSDHLTDLKEKFKRMCDKSMIRKRYMHLTEEFLNENPNMCAYMAPSLDARQDIVVVEVPKLGKAAAQKAIKEWGQPRSKITHLVFCTTSGVDMPGADYQLTKLLGLRPSVNRLMMYQQGCFAGGTVLRVAKDLAENNRGARVLVVCSEITAVTFRGPSESHLDSLVGQALFGDGAAAVIVGADPDESVERPLFQLVSASQTILPDSEGAIDGHLREVGLTFHLLKDVPGLISKNIERALEEAFKPLGISDWNSVFWVAHPGGPAILDQVEAKVGLDKARMRATRHVLSEYGNMSSACVLFILDEMRKRSAEDGHATTGEGFDWGVLFGFGPGLTVETVVLHSVPITAGTAA, from the exons ATGGCCGGCGCGACGGTGACCGTGGAGGAGGTGAGGAAGGCGCAGCGCGCGTCGGGGCCGGCCACCGTGCTGGCGATCGGGACGGCCACACCGGCGCACTGCGTGTACCAGGCCGACTACCCGGACTACTACTTCCGGGTCACCAAGAGCGACCACCTGACCGACCTCAAGGAGAAGTTCAAGAGGATGT GCGACAAGTCGATGATCCGGAAGCGCTACATGCACCTGACGGAGGAGTTCCTGAACGAGAACCCCAACATGTGCGCGTACATGGCGCCGTCGCTGGACGCGCGGCAGGACatcgtggtggtggaggtgcccAAGCtcgggaaggcggcggcgcagaaGGCGATCAAGGAGTGGGGCCAGCCTCGCTCCAAGATCACGCACCTCGTCTTCTGCACCACCTCCGGCGTCGACATGCCGGGGGCCGACTACCAGCTCACCAAGCTCCTGGGCCTGCGCCCCTCCGTGAACCGCCTCATGATGTACCAGCAGGGGTGCTTCGCCGGCGGCACGGTGCTGCGCGTCGCCAAGGACCTCGCCGAGAACAACCGCGGCGCGCGGGTGCTGGTGGTGTGCTCCGAGATCACCGCCGTCACGTTCCGGGGGCCGTCCGAATCCCACCTCGACTCGCTCGTGGGCCAGGCGCTGTTCGGcgatggcgcggcggcggtgatcgTCGGCGCCGACCCCGACGAGAGCGTCGAGCGGCCGCTGTTCCAGCTCGTGTCGGCGTCGCAGACGATCCTCCCGGACTCCGAGGGCGCCATCGACGGGCACCTCCGGGAGGTGGGGCTCACCTTCCACCTGCTCAAGGACGTGCCGGGGCTCATCTCTAAGAACATCGAGCGGGCGCTGGAGGAGGCGTTCAAGCCGCTGGGGATCTCCGACTGGAACTCGGTGTTCTGGGTGGCCCACCCCGGCGGGCCCGCCATCCTGGACCAGGTGGAGGCCAAGGTGGGCCTCGACAAGGCCCGGATGCGCGCCACCCGGCACGTCCTCTCCGAGTACGGCAACATGTCCAGCGCCTGCGTGCTCTTCATCCTGGACGAGATGCGCAAGCGCTCCGCCGAGGACGgccacgccaccaccggcgAGGGCTTCGACTGGGGCGTCCTCTTCGGCTTCGGCCCCGGCCTCACCGTCGAGACCGTCGTCCTCCACAGCGTTCCCATCACCGCCGGCACTGCCGCATGA